One region of Bacillus pumilus genomic DNA includes:
- the essA gene encoding type VII secretion protein EssA has translation MRLNLFVKGMALGVMSLFLLIPAAFAAGEDTDTNVKPNEYQEKELNINSSILRDQTKYEQSKKTSTVKTDIHFAEPPKTPGGSLSPQLFSDLKENPPKTSAHMMEEMNISFRDAAVSAPSGDDYEKQSSALLPIIFGFLIVFGIVVMFILIPKVNVKAEKK, from the coding sequence ATGAGGCTTAATCTGTTCGTGAAAGGGATGGCACTTGGTGTCATGTCCCTTTTTCTCCTCATTCCTGCTGCTTTCGCTGCTGGTGAAGATACGGATACAAATGTCAAGCCGAATGAATATCAAGAAAAAGAGCTCAATATTAACTCAAGTATATTGAGGGATCAAACGAAATACGAACAAAGTAAAAAGACATCAACAGTTAAAACAGACATTCATTTTGCTGAACCGCCTAAAACTCCGGGAGGGTCTCTTTCTCCGCAGCTTTTCAGTGATCTAAAAGAGAACCCGCCCAAAACATCAGCTCACATGATGGAAGAGATGAATATCTCTTTTCGTGATGCCGCTGTATCGGCACCTTCTGGAGATGATTATGAGAAGCAGTCATCCGCACTGCTTCCGATCATCTTTGGTTTCTTAATCGTCTTTGGCATCGTTGTGATGTTTATTCTAATTCCAAAGGTGAATGTGAAGGCTGAGAAGAAATAG
- the esaA gene encoding type VII secretion protein EsaA, whose translation MTEQQKSSIKIVSTMILILVLPVLFFHLIGDDPAKQKKNATRNIAVVNEDMGASESENTARFGQDVVAALSERPDYTWTVVNRSAAENGLKSRKYDAVLYIPSDFSKNVLSYDKDHPEKASIQFSIQDQLNSVNKEKVQRELENAQKKMNEQMSTLYWSFVSQEIGNVREEFEHIVGKEVEFQNTMYNFYKPNSNKLSDAVQQQKKQIEELKNAMTDSQKQYKDGLSTTEEAKSQLKGFVKVVDQYQQYQDKQKDLLIKAQSTNQKQIQQGLKQLADIQNQNARSFSDQMGGLKTDINGVQSQLNTTDSAIQSVQKSREDAIPKQSTGLTKLVQESQEELIKKYEERYLEDYRNKISALQTKLLAKRQELMDEPEPPVDSEDDGPSDQDNENPEEIGINLDEETNELSQISIEMNDLADQLGEQETPPSTGDGEEGEAGENPAQPDTGNKNSSQDDLKALSTRLDEVKKKIQEKASAHNDELKDKVSQMSKELEKLTKKVEKLEKMFLWLQDRYNVIPNEIKNQESTILSKVKELKRRNSPIGEAFNDNLFEKKFETKSTRTKKLMEYSNQLSQLELMIANVYQPSNNSSLYDAKEENIQSILSIKKEETENWDTLKKQMLTSNDDVSTFIDEMQKFSDGYAEYISTQQASMEQELNTISESADNVAEQMADQGDAVYTADLAGSSIVVSAQDSIGQEVLRLSENMSSLTDRQKGVADYTNNIEESVTTVQEKADTLNENWSKNVHSTKLVQQDLKGILGNTLSDQGNSNYVYNHLANPLKISGDVPEEKTQTVPPVVILVIVMISSLLIGFFSSYYAAAPMLVKGALFGILNLLVGLMISLFGLNIYKLADDQAIQWSIFTILLLVACSAFIRTAFLFGSIAGWMAATALIFFFVAPLIDLVMPNFHFTNPVTDVYLSIQYGNGDHFGMGVIGLVILTVLFMAIPLVTKLWKDKTEERDVTHEA comes from the coding sequence ATGACAGAGCAGCAAAAAAGCTCCATCAAAATCGTATCGACGATGATATTGATTCTTGTTCTGCCGGTTTTATTTTTCCACCTTATTGGAGATGATCCGGCAAAACAGAAAAAGAATGCCACGCGTAATATTGCTGTGGTCAATGAGGATATGGGAGCGAGCGAAAGTGAAAACACCGCTCGTTTCGGACAGGATGTCGTCGCCGCATTATCAGAGCGTCCAGATTATACATGGACAGTAGTGAACCGCAGTGCGGCGGAAAATGGACTGAAAAGCAGAAAGTATGACGCTGTCCTCTATATTCCGTCTGATTTCTCTAAAAATGTGCTGAGCTATGATAAAGATCATCCTGAAAAGGCATCCATTCAATTTTCCATTCAAGATCAGCTCAATTCAGTCAATAAAGAGAAAGTGCAAAGAGAGCTGGAAAATGCGCAAAAGAAAATGAATGAACAGATGTCGACTTTATACTGGAGCTTTGTATCACAGGAAATCGGCAATGTCAGAGAAGAGTTTGAGCATATTGTCGGCAAAGAAGTCGAATTCCAAAACACGATGTATAACTTCTATAAGCCGAACTCAAACAAACTATCAGATGCTGTTCAGCAGCAGAAGAAACAAATAGAAGAATTAAAAAATGCGATGACCGACTCGCAAAAACAATATAAAGATGGTCTGAGTACAACAGAAGAAGCAAAGAGCCAGTTAAAGGGCTTTGTGAAAGTAGTCGATCAATACCAGCAGTATCAAGACAAACAAAAGGACCTCTTGATCAAAGCGCAATCGACAAACCAAAAACAAATCCAGCAGGGGCTCAAACAGCTTGCTGATATTCAAAACCAAAATGCCCGCAGCTTTAGTGATCAAATGGGTGGACTCAAAACAGACATCAACGGCGTACAAAGTCAGCTAAACACAACGGACAGCGCCATCCAATCTGTTCAAAAGTCAAGAGAGGACGCTATTCCTAAGCAATCGACGGGATTAACTAAGCTTGTTCAGGAGTCTCAGGAAGAACTGATTAAAAAGTATGAAGAGCGTTACTTAGAAGACTATCGAAATAAGATATCAGCCTTGCAGACAAAGCTATTGGCTAAACGGCAAGAGTTGATGGATGAGCCTGAGCCGCCAGTTGATTCTGAAGATGACGGGCCATCAGATCAAGATAATGAAAACCCAGAAGAGATTGGGATTAACCTAGATGAAGAAACAAATGAGCTCTCGCAAATTTCAATAGAAATGAACGACCTTGCGGATCAATTAGGAGAACAAGAGACACCTCCTTCGACCGGAGATGGGGAAGAAGGTGAAGCGGGCGAAAATCCTGCTCAGCCAGATACCGGCAACAAGAATTCATCGCAGGATGACCTAAAAGCACTCTCAACCCGCTTAGATGAAGTGAAAAAGAAAATTCAAGAAAAAGCTTCCGCTCATAATGACGAATTGAAAGACAAAGTGAGTCAAATGAGTAAAGAGCTTGAGAAACTTACGAAAAAAGTAGAAAAGCTTGAAAAGATGTTCCTATGGTTACAAGATCGATATAATGTGATTCCAAATGAAATCAAAAATCAGGAATCCACTATTTTAAGCAAAGTAAAAGAGCTGAAGCGCAGAAACTCACCGATTGGTGAAGCTTTTAATGACAATCTTTTTGAGAAAAAGTTCGAAACAAAATCAACAAGAACTAAAAAATTAATGGAGTATTCCAATCAACTCTCTCAGCTAGAGCTGATGATCGCAAATGTCTATCAACCATCTAATAACTCTTCTTTATATGACGCAAAAGAAGAGAATATCCAGTCCATCCTCTCCATCAAAAAAGAGGAAACAGAAAACTGGGATACGCTCAAAAAACAAATGCTGACGTCAAACGATGATGTGTCTACTTTTATTGATGAGATGCAGAAGTTTTCAGATGGCTATGCAGAATACATTTCGACTCAGCAGGCAAGCATGGAACAGGAATTAAACACAATTTCTGAAAGTGCGGACAATGTTGCGGAGCAAATGGCTGATCAAGGAGATGCAGTGTATACGGCAGACCTTGCAGGCAGTTCTATTGTTGTCAGTGCGCAGGATTCAATTGGTCAGGAAGTGCTTCGACTTTCTGAAAATATGAGCTCGTTAACCGACCGCCAAAAAGGGGTGGCGGATTATACGAATAACATTGAAGAGAGTGTGACAACAGTTCAAGAAAAAGCGGATACGCTGAATGAAAACTGGAGCAAGAATGTTCATTCCACGAAGCTTGTTCAGCAAGATTTGAAAGGTATTTTAGGAAACACATTAAGTGATCAAGGCAACAGCAACTATGTGTATAATCACTTAGCCAATCCGCTGAAAATTAGCGGTGATGTACCAGAAGAAAAAACGCAGACTGTACCGCCAGTGGTCATTTTGGTCATTGTGATGATCAGTAGTTTGTTAATTGGCTTTTTCAGCTCGTATTATGCGGCAGCTCCGATGCTGGTTAAAGGTGCACTGTTTGGCATCTTAAATCTATTAGTCGGACTCATGATCAGCTTGTTCGGACTGAACATTTACAAGCTTGCAGATGATCAAGCGATTCAGTGGTCCATTTTCACGATTTTACTATTAGTGGCTTGTTCCGCCTTTATTCGCACGGCGTTCCTTTTCGGCTCTATTGCCGGATGGATGGCAGCAACGGCGCTTATTTTCTTCTTTGTCGCACCATTAATTGATTTGGTGATGCCGAATTTCCATTTCACAAATCCAGTGACAGACGTGTACCTGTCCATCCAATATGGAAATGGAGATCACTTTGGAATGGGTGTTATAGGATTAGTGATTTTAACTGTCCTCTTCATGGCCATCCCGCTTGTGACAAAGCTATGGAAAGATAAAACGGAGGAACGTGATGTGACTCATGAGGCTTAA